A single window of Bacillota bacterium DNA harbors:
- a CDS encoding transposase, which produces MQGHRAVFPAAPGESGLELSGACAPGKPVRLPVLPAGAAGPSPGSGGAAHAVVADAAYGDNPAFLEGLEQRQERYVVGVSKDFTVRLPREVADEAHRPASTAPLAAPRVRRVGWCLNVRCLGRDGI; this is translated from the coding sequence GTGCAGGGCCATCGCGCTGTCTTTCCCGCCGCTCCAGGCGAGAGCGGGCTGGAACTGTCCGGGGCCTGTGCGCCCGGAAAACCGGTTCGCCTGCCAGTGCTACCTGCTGGGGCTGCTGGACCGAGCCCGGGAAGCGGGGGTGCCGCACATGCGGTGGTAGCCGATGCGGCGTACGGGGATAATCCGGCGTTTCTTGAGGGGCTGGAGCAGCGCCAGGAACGCTACGTGGTGGGGGTCAGCAAGGACTTTACGGTCCGCCTGCCCCGGGAGGTAGCCGACGAGGCGCATCGGCCCGCGTCTACCGCGCCACTCGCAGCGCCACGGGTCCGGAGGGTTGGCTGGTGTTTGAACGTCCGGTGCCTGGGGAGGGACGGGATTTGA